The proteins below are encoded in one region of Microvirga ossetica:
- a CDS encoding FadR/GntR family transcriptional regulator, producing MLPAKESAKDEARIVLESLVPRPNLAAHAAGILARSIEDGSLKPGARLPGEIELARQLGISRPVVREAIAYLKADGLVESRHGRGLFVNRQETLRLRLGEIDASEKTILEFLELRRGLEVEAAQLAAMRHTAHDLVKMEAAIAALNAADEAGRESAQHDLAFHLAIADAARNPLIRRVLQFVSKPLLASIQNMRAKDRGAAKRIDKRRADHDRILERIKARKVAEAGEAMRRHIDEAYGHYAALVPSGVPELDPRPVPQGKLPKAGKRDETV from the coding sequence ATGCTGCCCGCCAAGGAAAGTGCCAAGGACGAGGCCCGGATCGTCCTCGAATCGCTGGTCCCACGGCCGAACCTCGCGGCCCATGCCGCGGGGATTCTCGCCCGGTCGATCGAGGACGGGTCCCTCAAGCCGGGCGCGCGGTTGCCGGGCGAGATCGAGTTGGCGCGCCAGCTTGGGATCAGCCGCCCCGTCGTCCGCGAGGCGATCGCCTACCTGAAGGCCGACGGCCTAGTCGAGAGCCGGCATGGCCGTGGCCTGTTCGTCAATCGCCAGGAGACGCTGAGGCTGCGCCTGGGTGAAATCGATGCGTCCGAGAAGACGATCCTCGAGTTCCTGGAGTTGCGGCGCGGACTGGAGGTCGAGGCGGCCCAGCTCGCCGCGATGCGGCACACGGCTCACGACCTGGTCAAGATGGAGGCGGCCATCGCCGCATTGAACGCGGCTGACGAGGCAGGTCGGGAAAGTGCCCAGCATGACCTCGCCTTTCATCTGGCCATCGCCGATGCCGCCCGCAATCCACTGATCCGTCGTGTCTTGCAGTTCGTCTCCAAGCCGCTGCTGGCCTCGATCCAGAACATGCGGGCCAAGGATAGAGGAGCGGCGAAGCGTATCGATAAACGTCGTGCGGATCATGACCGCATCCTTGAGCGCATCAAGGCGCGGAAGGTTGCCGAGGCGGGAGAGGCCATGCGCCGGCACATCGACGAGGCCTATGGCCACTACGCCGCCCTGGTGCCGTCGGGCGTCCCGGAGCTCGATCCACGTCCGGTTCCGCAGGGAAAGCTTCCAAAGGCAGGTAAACGTGATGAAACTGTTTGA
- a CDS encoding DctP family TRAP transporter solute-binding subunit, producing MLKTSRPASLAGLAAAVGLLLGIVASPSVAQETKTARLGHSFADSHPRSAAMKYFAGKVAEATGGKVKVDVFGNATLGSEEKMLIATQAGTIDFYMGALSPIATRKKEIQIFDFPFLFATDAEAAAVLDGPAGRKVLDGLADMNLQGLAWSGGAFRNMSNSKRQINALADMKGLKVRVMQSPMALASFNAMGLNAVPMAFTEVYTALETKALDGYEHPVVDMYANKMFDHAS from the coding sequence ATGCTGAAAACGTCACGTCCCGCTTCCCTTGCAGGTCTGGCAGCCGCTGTCGGCTTGTTACTGGGGATTGTAGCGAGCCCCTCCGTTGCCCAGGAGACAAAGACCGCCCGCCTCGGCCACTCCTTCGCCGACAGCCATCCGCGCTCGGCGGCGATGAAGTACTTTGCCGGGAAGGTCGCCGAAGCGACGGGCGGTAAGGTCAAGGTCGATGTCTTCGGCAACGCCACGCTGGGATCCGAGGAAAAGATGCTGATCGCAACCCAGGCCGGGACGATCGACTTTTACATGGGAGCGCTGTCCCCGATCGCGACCCGGAAGAAGGAAATCCAGATCTTTGATTTTCCGTTTCTGTTTGCGACCGACGCCGAAGCAGCGGCGGTCCTGGACGGTCCGGCCGGCCGCAAGGTTTTGGACGGCCTGGCCGACATGAACTTGCAGGGCTTGGCCTGGTCGGGCGGTGCCTTCCGGAACATGTCGAACAGCAAGCGCCAGATCAATGCGCTCGCGGACATGAAAGGGCTCAAGGTTCGCGTGATGCAAAGCCCGATGGCCCTGGCCAGCTTCAATGCGATGGGACTCAACGCCGTCCCGATGGCGTTCACCGAGGTCTACACCGCTCTCGAGACGAAGGCTCTCGACGGATATGAGCACCCGGTCGTCGACATGTACGCGAACAAGATGTTCGATCACGCATCTTAG